The Polyangium aurulentum genomic interval GCATGGGCGTCAGGACCTGCACGTCGCGCACGGGATGGAGCGAGAAGCCGCGCGGGATGCGCTCGGTCACGAGGTCGTGGATGGCCTGCGCCGCGCTCTCGGGCGAGTCGCGGTGGATGACGTAGAACTCGCCGTCCTTGCCCGTCGCGCCTTCGGGTTTGTCGCCGTCGTGGATGCGGTGCGCGTTCTGCACGATGAGGCTGCCCTCGGCCTGCCGGAAGATCTGCGACAGGCGCACCGTGGGCACCGCGCCCGAGGCGATCACGTCCCGCAGCACCGCGCCCGGACCGACCGAGGGGAGCTGATCGACGTCGCCCACGAGGATGAGCCGCGCCTCGTCCGCGACCGCTTGCAGGAGCGCGTCGCAGAGCTGCAGGTCGAGCATCGAGGACTCGTCGACGATGATCGCGTCGGCCTCGATGGGACGGCCGCGCTTGCGGATGAAGCCGCGCTCCTTCGGGTCGAACTCGAGCAGCCGGTGCAAGGTCGTCGCCTCCTTGCCCGTCGCCTCGCTCATGCGCTTGGCGGCGCGGCCCGTCGGCGCGGCGAGCTTCACGCGCTGCCCTGCGCGATCGAAGAGCGACAGGATCGCGCGCACGATCGTCGTCTTGCCGACGCCAGGCCCGCCCGTCACCACGAGCACCTTGCTGCGCGCGGCTTCTTCGACTGCACCGCGCTGCGCGGGCGCGAGCGTGACGCGTGAGCGCCCCTCGAAGTTCGCGATCGCGGCCGCGGCGATGCGCTCTGCACCCTCGCCCGACGAGCTCGTCAGCGGCTTGCCCTGCGCGCGCAGAAGCTCGAGCAGGCGCCTCGCGAGCCGCACCTCCGCGTCGTGGAGCGTCGCCTCGTAGACCGCCGTCTCGCCCGAAGGCATCCGCTCGATGCGCAGCCGCCCCGCCTTGAAGAGCGCGTCGATGGCGGCGTCGGTGGCCTCGTCCTCCTCGCGCTCGAGCAGGACCGCCGTCCTCGACACGAGCTCCTGGCGCTCGGCGTAGACATGCCCGCGACCGGCGAGGTCCGACAGCGTCTGCATCACGCCGGCCTGCGCGCGCTCGGGAGCGTCTGCGCCGACGCCGATCGAGCGCGCGATGCGATCGGCCGTCTTGAACCCGACGCCCCAGACGTCGAGCGCGAGCCGGTAGGGCGAGCGGGACACGACGTCGATCGCCGAGGCGCCGAAGCGCTTGAAGATGCGCGAGGCGAGCGCGGCCGAAGCGCCGTGCTGCTGCAGGAAGATCATGATCTCGCGGATCACCTTCTGCGACGCCCACGCCTTGGCGACCGCGCCGGCACGACGCGCCCCGAGCCCGGTCACCTCCGCGAGCCGATCGGGATCCTCGTCGAGCACGCGCAGCGTCTCCTCGCCGAACGTCTCGACGATCCGCTTCGCGAACGCAGGCCCGATGCCGGGAACCATGCCCGAGCCGAGGTAGCGCTCGAGCCCCTCGAGCGTCGAGGGCGCGATCACGAGCAAGGTCTCCACCTTGAGCTGATCGCCGTGCTTCGGATCGCGCACGTAGCGGCCCGTGGCGCGCACGCGCGTCCCCGGGATGACCGAAGGGAACACGCCCACCCACGGCTCGTGGGCCTCGCGCCCGTCGACCGCGACCTTGAGCACGCGAAAGCCGCTCTGATCGCTCTCGAAGGTCACGCGCACGACCTCGCCCTCGACGGTCACGGGGCTGCCGTCGGGCGCGGGCGTCGTCGGGGAGGCGCCGAAGAGGCCGCGCTGGGCGGCCCCCGACGGTCGAGCGGGACGGGCGACGCCGCGATCTCGCGCCTCGGGGCTGCCGGCCGCGGGCTGGGCGGCCGGGCGGGCAGGCCCGGGGGGAGGGGTGCGTTCGCGGGGGTTCATCAGGGCGATCCGAGGCTAGCGCGTGGCGGACTTGGTGGGGAATGACCGAGGGCCTTGCGAGGACCAACGCCTTGTGTCGAAACTCGCCGGACATGAGCCTCGAGCACCGCCTTCACGACCGCTGCGCGTGCGGATCCTCGCTGTCCTCCTACTCGCAGGCGCTCGGCGCCGCACGCCCCTTCGCGCTCGCGGGCGTGCAGCGGGTTTACGAGAGGTCTCGGCCGTTCAAGGTCGAGCACATCGCCCTCGACCTGAGCCTGCACATCTCGAAGAAGTCGGTCACGGGCGTGGCCACGCTCGAGCTCGCTCGCATCGACGCGCGCGCGACCGAGGTGGCGCTCGACGCGGTGGGCTTCGACCTCGAATCGGTCGAGCTCAGCCTGGAAGGCGCCGACGCGTTCGCGCCTGCGACGCACGGCTACGACGGTCAGGTCCTGCGCGTCCAGATCCCCGAGCGCGCGGCGAAGGCCTCGATCCGGGTGAAGTACCGGGCGACGCCGCGACGCGGCCTCTACTTCCTCGCGCCCGACGAGCACGTGCAGGACCGGCCGACGCAGGTGTGGTCGCAGTGCCAGGACGAGGACGCGCGGCACATTTTCCCGTGCATCGACAAACCGCACAACAAGCAGACGACGGCGCTGCGCGTGACGGTGCCCCCGGGCTGGTTCGCGCTGTCGAACGGCGCGCTCGAGAACGACGAGGCGGAGCAGCAGAAGGGCATCTACCGCTACCGCTTCGACGATCCGCACCCGAGCTACCTGTTCTCGCTCGTGGCGGGCGAGTTCGCGCGGATCGACGCGGAGGCGGAGGGCGTGAAGCTCCACTACTTCGTGCCCAAGGGCCGCGAGGCCGACGGCGCGCGCACGTTCCGCCGTACGCCGGAGATGGTGCGTCGCTTCGGCGCGCTCACGGGCGTGCCGTACCCGTGGAAGAGCTACTCGCAGATCGTGGTGAGCGATTTCATCTTCGGCGGGATGGAGAACACCACGGCGACGACGATGTACGAGCACATCCTGCTCGACGAGCGCGCCGCGCAGGACATCACCTCCGACGACCTCATCGCGCACGAGCTGGCGCACCACTGGTTCGGCGATCTGGTGA includes:
- a CDS encoding ATP-dependent RecD-like DNA helicase — its product is MNPRERTPPPGPARPAAQPAAGSPEARDRGVARPARPSGAAQRGLFGASPTTPAPDGSPVTVEGEVVRVTFESDQSGFRVLKVAVDGREAHEPWVGVFPSVIPGTRVRATGRYVRDPKHGDQLKVETLLVIAPSTLEGLERYLGSGMVPGIGPAFAKRIVETFGEETLRVLDEDPDRLAEVTGLGARRAGAVAKAWASQKVIREIMIFLQQHGASAALASRIFKRFGASAIDVVSRSPYRLALDVWGVGFKTADRIARSIGVGADAPERAQAGVMQTLSDLAGRGHVYAERQELVSRTAVLLEREEDEATDAAIDALFKAGRLRIERMPSGETAVYEATLHDAEVRLARRLLELLRAQGKPLTSSSGEGAERIAAAAIANFEGRSRVTLAPAQRGAVEEAARSKVLVVTGGPGVGKTTIVRAILSLFDRAGQRVKLAAPTGRAAKRMSEATGKEATTLHRLLEFDPKERGFIRKRGRPIEADAIIVDESSMLDLQLCDALLQAVADEARLILVGDVDQLPSVGPGAVLRDVIASGAVPTVRLSQIFRQAEGSLIVQNAHRIHDGDKPEGATGKDGEFYVIHRDSPESAAQAIHDLVTERIPRGFSLHPVRDVQVLTPMHRGPAGAIALNETLQAALNPTGPSVTRGARTFRLGDKVMQLRNDYDREVWNGDVGLVSAVDAEAHTLTVQFDGRDVAYEASELDELVLAYATSIHKSQGSEYPAVVIPLLTAHFVMLSRNLLYTAVTRGKRLVVLVADPRALSLALSQTRKEERLTGLAMRLRGA